AATATAAAAATTGATTTAAATGACCCTAAATTTCTAAAACTAGGATCTGGTAAATATAAACTTATAATAAACCTTCAAATGCCAGGAATAAACAGGGACATAATTTTAGGAAGCCCAAATAAAAAACCAAAACTAAAACCTTACTTAACTCATTACAACAATATAATATTTGAATATAATGCTAAAGGGGATTTATGCCTTTTTGTAACAGAACAACATTTGGGAATTAACAATTCTTATTTTAAGAATGATGATTTATATTTTGAGGGATGGGTCGATGATGAAAAATTAACCCATGAATTTAGGATCGATGCAATAGAAACTGAATCAATGACCAACAAAAATATAAAAATTCCAATTACCCTCAAAAACTGTGACATCAAATTAAATAGATTAATACTTGATAAATTTCCAAATGCAAAGTGTTTCACTTCTATTATTTCTGATGATCTAATAAATAATTTAAAAATAGGTGAATGGTCCTTAAATTATTATAGAAATAATCAAAAAGAGGAGTTAAATGGAAATATTTATCAAAAAAAGATTTTTGGCAATAATCTAATTGAATTAAATAATTCAACGTCAGAAGGAGTCATAATAACAAAATATCGTGCTGAAACCTATTTAAATTCATTAAATTGGGAAAATGATAATTTAAAACTCTCCATATATTTAAATAAAAATAGTTTAGGCGAAGATCAAGAGATATTAAATTCTAAATTAAGGGGTGTTTCCAAAAAACAGGGTTTTATTATTTCTGTTAAAGAAGAAAACATTGAAGAAAATGAGAATATTTTAAAGAACACATTTATCATTAAAACTAAAGATGAAATGAACAACAACTTATTCATTAGTGATACATGGGAATTTTATGTAGATTATACTGTTAAATCTGGCACTATATCTCATAAAATACAGATAATCTATGATAAAACTTTTGAAAATAAGCAGTTTAAAACTCATAAGTACAGAATTATCAATTCTAATGGTTATTTAAGTTTAAATGTGAGTTTAACTTGGTCAAGAAAAGAAAATACCACAAGAAAAAGAGAAGCCTTAGAAAGATATTTCTATCCATTAATGAGGCTTTTACCAATAAATAAAAAAAGAATAATATTTGAGTCTTACTGGACTAACAAATACAGTTGTAACCCCCGCTATCTGTACGAATATATAGATAAAAATTATCCGGAATACGACTGTATCTGGGTATTTTTCGATGAAAGTGTTAAAATTAATGGAAATGGAAAGAAAGTACGTTTTAGATCCTTAAAATACTTTTACTACATGGCCACTGCTAAATACTTTGTAAACAACGTTAATTTCCCAGACTTTTATAAAAAAAGGAGCGGTGTAGTTGAAATTCAAACCATGCATGGAACACCACTTAAAACACTGGGAATAGATGTGCCTGATGACTTTAAAACAAAAGAAAGTTTAAATAGATATATAAACCGGTGCAACAGATGGGACTATATTACTGTATCCAGTGATAAAGTAGCAGATATTGCCAAACGCTGTTTTATGTTTAAAAAAGAGTTTTTAAAGTCAGGTTATCCTCGTATAGATGAAATATTTGCATTGAATACTCCTAAATCCATAAATAAAATTAAAAAAGAATTAAACATTCCTGAAGACATAAAAATTGTTTTATATGCTCCAACATGGCGTGTGAAAAACAAATTTGACTTAATGTTAAACCTTAAAAAGATGAAAGAAAAATTAGGAGACGAATACGTCCTACTCTTAAGAGCACATCCACTATCAGCTAAAGGGTTAAAAAGGGAATTGTTGAATGATTTTGCAGTAGATGTAACTGGATATAGCAGTATAGAAGAGTTGTATGTTATATCCGATGTCATGATAACTGATTATTCCTCTGCTATGTTCGATTATGGAGTTTTAGACAAGCCTATGATATTTTTTGCTTACGATTTGGAGTTATATAAAAACAATTTACGCGGATTTTATCTAGACTTTGAACAAGAAGTACCTGGACCAATAGTATCCACTTCAGATGAGGTTATTGAGGAATTACTA
This genomic window from Methanobacterium sp. contains:
- a CDS encoding CDP-glycerol glycerophosphotransferase family protein, whose protein sequence is NIKIDLNDPKFLKLGSGKYKLIINLQMPGINRDIILGSPNKKPKLKPYLTHYNNIIFEYNAKGDLCLFVTEQHLGINNSYFKNDDLYFEGWVDDEKLTHEFRIDAIETESMTNKNIKIPITLKNCDIKLNRLILDKFPNAKCFTSIISDDLINNLKIGEWSLNYYRNNQKEELNGNIYQKKIFGNNLIELNNSTSEGVIITKYRAETYLNSLNWENDNLKLSIYLNKNSLGEDQEILNSKLRGVSKKQGFIISVKEENIEENENILKNTFIIKTKDEMNNNLFISDTWEFYVDYTVKSGTISHKIQIIYDKTFENKQFKTHKYRIINSNGYLSLNVSLTWSRKENTTRKREALERYFYPLMRLLPINKKRIIFESYWTNKYSCNPRYLYEYIDKNYPEYDCIWVFFDESVKINGNGKKVRFRSLKYFYYMATAKYFVNNVNFPDFYKKRSGVVEIQTMHGTPLKTLGIDVPDDFKTKESLNRYINRCNRWDYITVSSDKVADIAKRCFMFKKEFLKSGYPRIDEIFALNTPKSINKIKKELNIPEDIKIVLYAPTWRVKNKFDLMLNLKKMKEKLGDEYVLLLRAHPLSAKGLKRELLNDFAVDVTGYSSIEELYVISDVMITDYSSAMFDYGVLDKPMIFFAYDLELYKNNLRGFYLDFEQEVPGPIVSTSDEVIEELLKLDSIKSRYKDKINAFHKNYCQYENGDACKSIFNDVFNKNNPQYKEENPFKNIFSRIFKRHVN